The region GGCGCCTCGCTTTGTTGTGGTCTCCAACATGGTGGCCAGCGATGGCGGTGATGCAATTCGCGCAGGTAATGAACGGGTACTGCGCGCACGGTTGTATGATGCCAAATTCTTCTGGGATCAGGACCGAAAGCAGAACCTGCTGTCCCGTGTCGCCGATTTGGAAGACATTGTTTTCCACGCAAAAATGGGCAAGTTGACGGCCAAGGTTTACCGGGCGGAAAGACTGCTCAAGCACATCGTACCTCAAATTGAGGGGGCCGTCATAGAAGACGCCCATCGCGCCAATCGATTGTCTAAAGCAGATTTAACCACGGGCATGGTTGCTGAGTTCCCGGACTTGCAAGGCGTCATGGGTCGATACTACGCCCTGCACGATGGCGAGAAGCCAGAAGTCGCGGACGCCATCGCCGAGCACTATTCGCCGTTGGGACCAGGCGATACCTGTCCGAGCAAGCCCTTGAGTGTGGCCGTAGCATTGGCGGATAAGATCGACACCTTGGTTGGTTTCTTCGCCATTGACGAAAAGCCGACTGGTTCCAAAGACCCCTTCGCGCTACGCCGTGCGGCGTTGAGCGTGATTCGATTGATCGTAGAGAATAATTTGCGCCTGCCTCTTCAAGATGTCTTCAAGGCGGCTCATTCGCATTACGAAGACTTGGTTACTTCTGATCCTGATGCCGTGGCGGGCGACGTCCTCAGCTTCTTCGCCGACCGTCTGAAAGTTCACCTGAAAGACAAAGGCGTGCGGCACGACTTGGTTTCGGCCGTGTTCGCCCTGGGCGGCGAGGATGATTTGGTGCGGCTTTTGGCGCGGGTCGAGGCGCTTTCCAATTTCTTAGGCACCGACGATGGCGCAAACTTGCTGACGGCCTACAAGCGCGCTGCCAATATCTTGCGCATTGAAGAGAAGAAAGACGACAAAGAATACGCGGGCGTTGCCGACTCGGGGGCCTTGGAACAGGACGAAGAACGAGCCTTGTTCGATGGATTGACTGCGGCCGAAGCCGAAATCGCCACCGCGCTAAAGGGCGAAAATTACGAGAGTGCTATGAAAATATTAGCAAATCTCAGGGCGCCTGTGGATAAGTTTTTTGACGAGGTAACCGTCAATTGCAATGACTCGAATTTACGGGTAAACCGACTTCTACTTTTATCACAAATTCGCTCGGCCTTGGGTGGCGTTGCGGATTTTTCATTGATCGAGGGTTAAGGTTAAAAGGATTACGACGTTATGACCAAGTGGGTATATGCGTTCGGAGATGGCAAGGCCGATGGCCGCGCAGAGATGAAGGAATTACTAGGTGGCAAGGGTGCCAACCTAGCGGAAATGAGCAGCCTTGGGCTGCCGGTCCCGCCTGGATTCACCATCACCACCGAAGTCTGTACCCATTATACCAGTCATGATGATAGCTATCCTGAGGAGCTTAATGCCCAAGTCGAGGATGCGTTGAGCGCGATTGAGAATGCTCTTGGCACTAAATTCGGCGATACGGAACAGCCGCTGTTGGTTTCGGTGCGCTCGGGTGCGCGGGCTTCCATGCCTGGGATGATGGATACGGTCCTGAATCTAGGACTCA is a window of Rhodospirillaceae bacterium DNA encoding:
- a CDS encoding glycine--tRNA ligase subunit beta; translated protein: MPELLLELFSEEIPARMQARAADDLKRLVTEGLKKEGLEFSEVKAFATPRRLALVIDGIPEKQADVSEEKRGPRTDAPKQAINGFLGSVGLTLDQVEQREMPKGTFYFAVIEKKGQATSDVLPGILLNAIKALPWAKSQRWGNSTFRWVRPLHSIIALFDGEVLEGGIEISNKEVSAETHADAPTHWKAMQVPLTIDFGDLTYGHRFLASPSISIQVKNFADYEAKLRNAHVMLDPAERRALIKEESDKLAAGEGLSVQEDTALLAEVAGLVEWPVVLMGQIDDEFMEVPPEVLTSSMAKHQKYFSLEDKDGKLAPRFVVVSNMVASDGGDAIRAGNERVLRARLYDAKFFWDQDRKQNLLSRVADLEDIVFHAKMGKLTAKVYRAERLLKHIVPQIEGAVIEDAHRANRLSKADLTTGMVAEFPDLQGVMGRYYALHDGEKPEVADAIAEHYSPLGPGDTCPSKPLSVAVALADKIDTLVGFFAIDEKPTGSKDPFALRRAALSVIRLIVENNLRLPLQDVFKAAHSHYEDLVTSDPDAVAGDVLSFFADRLKVHLKDKGVRHDLVSAVFALGGEDDLVRLLARVEALSNFLGTDDGANLLTAYKRAANILRIEEKKDDKEYAGVADSGALEQDEERALFDGLTAAEAEIATALKGENYESAMKILANLRAPVDKFFDEVTVNCNDSNLRVNRLLLLSQIRSALGGVADFSLIEG